In Dasypus novemcinctus isolate mDasNov1 chromosome 8, mDasNov1.1.hap2, whole genome shotgun sequence, the genomic stretch NNNNNNNNNNNNNNNNNNNNNNNNNNNNNNNNNNNNNNNNNNNNNNNNNNNNNNNNNNNNNNNNNNNNNNNNNNNNNNNNNNNNNNNNNNNNNNNNNNNNNNNNNNNNNNNNNNNNNNNNNNNNNNNNNNNNNNNNNNNNNNNNNNNNNNNNNNNNNNNNNNNNNNNNNNNNNNNNNNNNNNNNNNNNNNNNNNNNNNNNNNNNNNNNNNNNNNNNNNNNNNNNNNNNNNNNNNNNNNNNNNNNNNNNNNNNNNNNNNNNNNNNNNNNNNNNNNNNNNNNNNNNNNNNNNNNNNNNNNNNNNNNNNNNNNNNNNNNNNNNNNNNNNNNNNNNNNNNNNNNNNNNNNNNNNNNNNNNNNNNNNNNNNNNNNNNNNNNNNNNNNNNNNNNNNNNNNNNNNNNNNNNNNNNNNNNNNNNNNNNNNNNNNNNNNNNNNNNNNNNNNNNNNNNNNNNNNNNNNNNNNNNNNNNNNNNNNNNNNNNNNNNNNNNNNNNNNNNNNNNNNNNNNNNNNNNNNNNNNNNNNNNNNNNNNNNNNNNNNNNNNNNNNNNNNNNNNNNNNNNNNNNNNNNNNNNNNNNNNNNNNNNNNNNNNNNNNNNNNNNNNNNNNNNNNNNNNNNNNNNNNNNNNNNNNNNNNNNNNNNNNNNNNNNNNNNNNNNNNNNNNNNNNNNNNNNNNNNNNNNNNNNNNNNNNNNNNNNNNNNNNNNNNNNNNNNNNNNNNNNNNNNNNNNNNNNNNNNNNNNNNNNNNNNNNNNNNNNNNNNNNNNNNNNNNNNNNNNNNNNNNNNNNNNNNNNNNNNNNNNNNNNNNNNNNNNNNNNNNNNNNNNNNNNNNNNNNNNNNNNNNNNNNNNNNNNNNNNNNNNNNNNNNNNNNNNNNNNNNNNNNNNNNNNNNNNNNNNNNNNNNNNNNNNNNNNNNNNNNNNNNNNNNNNNNNNNNNNNNNNNNNNNNNNNNNNNNNNNNNNNNNNNNNNNNNNNNNNNNNNNNNNNNNNNNNNNNNNNNNNNNNNNNNNNNNNNNNNNNNNNNNNNNNNNNNNNNNNNNNNNNNNNNNNNNNNNNNNNNNNNNNNNNNNNNNNNNNNNNNNNNNNNNNNNNNNNNNNNNNNNNNNNNNNNNNNNNNNNNNNNNNNNNNNNNNNNNNNNNNNNNNNNNNNNNNNNNNNNNNNNNNNNNNNNNNNNNNNNNNNNNNNNNNNNNNNNNNNNNNNNNNNNNNNNNNNNNNNNNNNNNNNNNNNNNNNNNNNNNNNNNNNNNNNNNNNNNNNNNNNNNNNNNNNNNNNNNNNNNNNNNNNNNNNNNNNNNNNNNNNNNNNNNNNNNNNNNNNNNNNNNNNNNNNNNNNNNNNNNNNNNNNNNNNNNNNNNNNNNNNNNNNNNNNNNNNNNNNNNNNNNNNNNNNNNNNNNNNNNNNNNNNNNNNNNNNNNNNNNNNNNNNNNNNNNNNNNNNNNNNNNNNNNNNNNNNNNNNNNNNNNNNNNNNNNNNNNNNNNNNNNNNNNNNNNNNNNNNNNNNNNNNNNNNNNNNNNNNNNNNNNNNNNNNNNNNNNNNNNNNNNNNNNNNNNNNNNNNNNNNNNNNNNNNNNNNNNNNNNNNNNNNNNNNNNNNNNNNNNNNNNNNNNNNNNNNNNNNNNNNNNNNNNNNNNNNNNNNNNNNNNNNNNNNNNNNNNNNNNNNNNNNNNNNNNNNNNNNNNNNNNNNNNNNNNNNNNNNNNNNNNNNNNNNNNNNNNNNNNNNNNNNNNNNNNNNNNNNNNNNNNNNNNNNNNNNNNNNNNNNNNNNNNNNNNNNNNNNNNNNNNNNNNNNNNNNNNNNNNNNNNNNNNNNNNNNNNNNNNNNNNNNNNNNNNNNNNNNNNNNNNNNNNNNNNNNNNNNNNNNNNNNNNNNNNNNNNNNNNNNNNNNNNNNNNNNNNNNNNNNNNNNNNNNNNNNNNNNNNNNNNNNNNNNNNNNNNNNNNNNNNNNNNNNNNNNNNNNNNNNNNNNNNNNNNNNNNNNNNNNNNNNNNNNNNNNNNNNNNNNNNNNNNNNNNNNNNNNNNNNNNNNNNNNNNNNNNNNNNNNNNNNNNNNNNNNNNNNNNNNNNNNNNNNNNNNNNNNNNNNNNNNNNNNNNNNNNNNNNNNNNNNNNNNNNNNNNNNNNNNNNNNNNNNNNNNNNNNNNNNNNNNNNNNNNNNNNNNNNNNNNNNNNNNNNNNNNNNNNNNNNNNNNNNNNNNNNNNNNNNNNNNNNNNNNNNNNNNNNNNNNNNNNNNNNNNNNNNNNNNNNNNNNNNNNNNNNNNNNNNNNNNNNNNNNNNNNNNNNNNNNNNNNNNNNNNNNNNNNNNNNNNNNNNNNNNNNNNNNNNNNNNNNNNNNNNNNNNNNNNNNNNNNNNNNNNNNNNNNNNNNNNNNNNNNNNNNNNNNNNNNNNNNNNNNNNNNNNNNNNNNNNNNNNNNNNNNNNNNNNNNNNNNNNNNNNNNNNNNNNNNNNNNNNNNNNNNNNNNNNNNNNNNNNNNNNNNNNNNNNNNNNNNNNNNNNNNNNNNNNNNNNNNNNNNNNNNNNNNNNNNNNNNNNNNNNNNNNNNNNNNNNNNNNNNNNNNNNNNNNNNNNNNNNNNNNNNNNNNNNNNNNNNNNNNNNNNNNNNNNNNNNNNNNNNNNNNNNNNNNNNNNNNNNNNNNNNNNNNNNNNNNNNNNNNNNNNNNNNNNNNNNNNNNNNNNNNNNNNNNNNNNNNNNNNNNNNNNNNNNNNNNNNNNNNNNNNNNNNNNNNNNNNNNNNNNNNNNNNNNNNNNNNNNNNNNNNNNNNNNNNNNNNNNNNNNNNNNNNNNNNNNNNNNNNNNNNNNNNNNNNNNNNNNNNNNNNNNNNNNNNNNNNNNNNNNNNNNNNNNNNNNNNNNNNNNNNNNNNNNNNNNNNNNNNNNNNNNNNNNNNNNNNNNNNNNNNNNNNNNNNNNNNNNNNNNNNNNNNNNNNNNNNNNNNNNNNNNNNNNNNNNNNNNNNNNNNNNNNNNNNNNNNNNNNNNNNNNNNNNNNNNNNNNNNNNNNNNNNNNNNNNNNNNNNNNNGGGAGCGCCTGTCCGCCGGGGTGCCCCCGCTCAGCCGCGgcgcccctgcccgcccgccctgACGCCCGGCTGCGCTCTCCCGGCAGCTCAGCCACGCCTGCAGTGGCCCGGGCCTGGCGGTGCTGTGCCTCCTGCGCCAAGACCTCCTGGAGCACTTCAGCGTCTACGGCACCGCCCTGAGCATGTGGGTCTCGCTGATGGGTGAGTGGCCCCGCGGGCCCAGCCTGCAAGCGGGGGGCCAGGCCCCTCGCccccctgcagccctgggagcCTCGGCCCTCCTGGGGGGGTCCGACGCGGGCTCGGCCTCTGGGGAAGAATCAGCAGCTCTTCCACGCACTGGTGCCCGTTCCTCGGGTGCTTTTAAGTTACCCACTTAAAAAACACCTGTTATGACAGATGCCAACTGCAGGGGAGGTAAAGGGCCAAGCGGAGACACCCCCCCCCCAGAGGCCGCTCCCTGCTCGGGGTTCGGCCTCCGGACCATCTCGAGGCTTACACAAAATCCACACGCATGTGTGATTCTCAGCTTGGGTTTTTATGGAGATGAGAGTGCACCAAAGCACGATGTTCTGCAGATTGGGTTTTCTTCCCTCCCACTTAGCATTGTCTCATGGCCACTGTTCAGTGTCAGGCCTGCCGGCTCGGACCAGCCCCTCTGGCTGCTCAGAGAGCCGTCCCACGCCCCGCGCCTGTGGCTCTGTCCTCTGTGGCACGGGAGGCCCCGTGTGTTAGCGCCTGGGCTGTTGTCACGGGCACCTCTTGGCGACGTCTGAGCCGCTCTGTCTGCTGGGAAGCAGCGCCCTGCCCCTCCTTTCTAATCTCGGGGATCACGCTGGGCTTTGGGGTCCCACTGGCTGCGGGGACAGCGCCCCCAGAGACCCCCGAGATACCCCTAGGGGTAcggtgggtgggtgggagaggCTGCCTCCCCTGCCTCGCCTCACCTGCCTCActtgcccctcctcccctgcccctcctcacCTACCCCGCCTCCCTGgaccctcctcccctgccctgcccctgcccgcccccagccctggccgACTTCGACGAGCCCCGGAGGTCGACGGCGGTGATGCTGGGCGCCCTGACCATCGCCGTGCGCGTCTACCAGGACCGCTGGGGCTACGGGGTGTACTCGGGCCCCGTGGGCACGGCCGTCCTCATCATTGCGGTGAAGTGGGTGCGTGCGGCCGGGCGGGGCGGGCCCCTGGGGCTGCCCTGTGGGCAGGCGGCTGGACGCACACACTCAGCCGAAACACGCTGTGTCCTGGCCACACCGGCTTGGCCAGCTGCCTCTGCTCAACAGCTCGGGACCCCTCGGCCTCAGTTTCCACCTCCGTGAAAGAGGGTATGGCCACATGACCCAGTGCCTGCCTCTCAGGGTTCCCTCAGAGACCCACTGAGCAAACGCAGCTCATGTACCCGGCAGGGCGCCTGGCTTCTAGTGGTTCCAAAATAGGTGCCAATTGCCATTCTCATCAATCATCATCACCACTATCAGTGGAGAGAATGCTACTTCAGAGACACTCCCTTGACATGGAAAATGGCCTGGGTTAATCCGGGAGGCGAGCCTTGAGCTTGGTTGGAATGAGGAGGGAAGATGAAACGGCTCGTGAGTGTAGAAGCAGCACCGCCGACCCCAGAGCCGCCCCTTGCTGAGCACCCCGGGGGCCTGGCGGCCCACGAGGCCCCTCGCGTGGTCTCCAATCTCCACGGCACCCCTTGTCCTTCCGGTGCTCTTCCAGCTGCAGGGCTGGGAAACACCCCCCATGCTTGCCCAAGCTAAAGAGAGACCCTAGGGCGGGAGGAACCCAGGGGCCTGTCCCGGAGTCCGAGAGCAGGGACCGCAACGCGGTGCTGGACAGCCACAGGCCCGAGGCTGGACGCCCTGCCAGCCAGCAGGAGGCGGGGGCCCAGGTGAGCCCCCCCCACTTCCACCTGCCTTGGCGCGCCACCTGGCAGCCCCGGGCCCCAAGTGCAAGCGTGGGGGGGGGCCACCCAGGCTGCACGCCCTCTCCAGGTAGAAACCGCGCTGGGGGGTGGGTTCGGCAGAGGCGCCCGCACCAATCACCTGGCtggcgcagggagaaggaagctCAGGCGGCCAGCCCCCAAAGCGCCGCCCGCTCGTCGCACGCACAGCTGGAGAGGACGCCGGCCGCGGG encodes the following:
- the MYMK gene encoding protein myomaker; translation: ALSRQLSHACSGPGLAVLCLLRQDLLEHFSVYGTALSMWVSLMALADFDEPRRSTAVMLGALTIAVRVYQDRWGYGVYSGPVGTAVLIIAVKWLQKMKEKKGLYPDKSVYTQQIGPGLCFGALALMLRFFFEAWDYTYVHSFYHCALAMSFVLLLPKANRKAGSAGAPATLDCSSLCCACV